From Arctopsyche grandis isolate Sample6627 chromosome 12, ASM5162203v2, whole genome shotgun sequence, one genomic window encodes:
- the LOC143920572 gene encoding uncharacterized protein LOC143920572 has product MEPSSSKTPEKSPELSLEQRLKHFATSFVTELESILTFHHGILEGTIQKSGKIPEVATTVVGLIVGQIPGISEIKGVDKLVKFSQPVFEKPFQVLEKNKSLKYHDIVYGYHEDKDKGRQLFVDIAFDVFESYESQFNGITSQRGPHKAIQRVAKDAAQRFLNSFKSYGESYSEKKFQKFSRSTKQTFKPQLPPSKNDFKLNAQKVIEGKSKSQSDIVPDKVWKPGYEIQYKCKDGCEKIHNDWRTSNLFDEVGVSIKKEDSEDYYVHVRNISNSDKYGYRRLLRDEILNTKYGCTVKCQRTCMHPQYLQHRDFYDSKRTTILKSINAGDGAAVNRRILKFVDQAKTDLENIKDEVQKQGNESRNHVLMLIDSLKQSLDNISIEHKQILEKISNKLDEVKKFCQTNMEMTCTGNRDILHEVKITQEQIEKVTSIITNEKKTNDPILFHIMAPVKSFEGRKEELKIIHEALMKKSTAMISQAASVVGLGGIGKTELSKKYAHEYQGYYCNRVFINSEKSETIQNSFKELATQIGIRRCFEKERDIFVREIYSHLNKNGKSLVIFDNVEDYKTIKPFIFNGSTDDNFIHTLITSRCQKWDIGEKGDIKVIGLNKFTEYEAVAYLSKYLKDEDEADLKSLNSLLDGLPLAIRQVVGYINQQNEDSIWDDSEIFKVKDYVQLYKDQWTVLLSKGPDGEDDVCDKTIATTWTITMTKFEQIGEYGQSALSILKIISYLAPDDIDVKKIFLKFETDKPKLEKAVKLLRDYSMVNVEKGIVGVHRLVQRAVQMYLIEKNEDEKYLLKALKLLEESYFQEHIVSVWEHLSNYPQIVKDVYDCSKYSCWRVTPMHLLAYYRNDVIAMAKICKHVSYCVNCEDVDGNFPLHNATRNKNMSLDVVKFLVEQGADVNCKDYANDTPLNCAINHADINVVRFLVENGADLNFNKNSNNPIPLNLAIRKGYEEIVKYLVTKTPKNLKDNANDTSLDVAVFQGHDKIVEIMRINYNSMDFFHACLKKALKMRDIEKCLEIIQNLKMTESHSSESLLNESAALHIAVQYSNVNVIEYLLYCGMDVDKLDENKNTPLCFAVKNNKSNIKIFENLLYHGANPNRKFKNGETGLHYTARNGAVDVLKLLISKGADPNTRDEKDRSPFHWAAEGGNVVILQFLIDIGVDIDMPDIYGETPLFIAARYNKCEALHYILKLGANPNVINKKGETLLHYTAKNGAVDVFELLLSKGADPNIRDEKNRSTLHWAAEGTLVDIEHKNVDTLHFLIDKGVDIDMPDKDGETPLLIAALKYKDKATEYLLELGANPNSRNKKGQTVLHYVARTGHVFLFESLLSKGADPNIRDKDDRSPFHCAAEIGSVHILKLFIDKGFDIDMPDKDGVTPLCIAASNYRFDAVEYLIKSKANPNAKNKKGETVLHCSARKGALYISAVLLGKGADPNIQDKVGRLPIHCAAEGGNVNILQIFINKGVKVDTADNSGETPLFLAAYHGQFEAIKHLIKNGANSKIVSKRGMTLLQKAANKCDVNALKFVEELGFELTAVDKFGKTLLHLAAHGGNKAAIEYLIERGINPNITDKFERTPLHDIPYGSSFNMTSFEILIKLGANPNAMSESNHTPLHFAAIKNNKFAASLLIEEGAAINACSKLGRTALHYASAKCHDWMIGFLLEKGAEVSVFDSKGRSPLYHLSHNGEFKLVKRLLKRGADPRKLDKAGHSLLHLAAVHFRYCAVDEIIREVVGIDVNARDVRLQTPLHLAAKSGRVVIVGLLVRHGANTSATDKSGNTPLDYTVKFNRTKAMNFLKSKSSGTQESHAEISTSN; this is encoded by the exons ATGGAACCCAGTAGTTCGAAAACCCCCGAAAAAAGTCCTGAATTGTCCCTAGAACAGAGATTGAAACACTTTGCAACGAGTTTCGTCACAGAACTAGAATCTATATTGACCTTTCATCACGGTATTTTGGAAGGCACAATTCAGAAATCGGGAAAAATTCCTGAAGTTGCGACAACCGTTGTTGGATTGATAGTCGGACAAATTCCAGGAATTTCAGAAATCAAAGGAGTGGACAAACTAGTGAAATTCTCCCAGCCTGTGTTTGAAAAGCCCTTTCAAGTcttagaaaaaaacaaatcattaaAGTATCATGATATTGTCTACGGCTATCATGAAGATAAAGATAAAGGAAGACAATTGTTTGTGGATATTGCCTTTGATGTCTTTGAAAGTTATGAATCGCAGTTCAATGGAATCACTTCTCAGCGAGGACCTCACAAGGCAATTCAAAGGGTAGCAAAGGATGCTGCCCAGCGTTTTCTGAACAGTTTCAAAAGTTATGGAGAATCATACagtgaaaaaaaattccaaaaattctCGAGATCAACAAAACAAACGTTCAAACCTCAATTGCCCCcatcaaaaaatgattttaaattaaatgctcAGAAGGTAATAGAGGGAAAATCAAAGTCCCAATCAGATATAGTTCCagataaagtttggaaacccgGTTACGAGATTCAATATAAATGTAAAGATGGGTGTGAAAAGATACACAATGATTGGAGAACGtcaaatttatttgatgaaGTTggagtttcaataaaaaaagaagattCTGAAGATTATTACGTGCATGTTAGAAATATATCTAATTCCGATAAATACGGTTATCGACGTCTTTTACgagatgaaattttaaatacaaaatatggaTGTACTGTAAAATGTCAAAGAACGTGCATGCATCCACAGTATTTACAACATAGAGACTTTTATGACTCAAAACGCACAAcaatattgaaatcaattaaTGCAGGCGATGGAGCTGCTGTCAACCGAAGGATTCTAAAATTCGTTGATCAAGCAAAAACTGATTTGGAAAATATTAAAGATGAAGTTCAAAAACAAGGAAATGAGAGCAGAAATCATGTATTGATGTTAATAGACTCACTAAAGCAGTCGTTGGACAACATTAGTATTGAGCATAAGCagattttggaaaaaatttcaaataaattagatGAAGTTAAAAAATTTTGTCAAACTAATATGGAGATGACATGTACCGGAAATAGGGACATTCTGCACGAAGTTAAAATAACCCAAGAGCAAATAGAAAAGGTAACATCAATAATCACAAAcgagaaaaaaacaaatgatccaattttatttcacattatGGCTCCCGTGAAATCATTTGAGGGAAGAAAAGAAGAGTTGAAAATAATACATGAAGCattaatgaaaaaatcaacAGCCATGATTTCACAGGCAGCTTCCGTCGTTGGACTGGGAGGCATTGGCAAAACGgaattgtcaaaaaaatatgCACACGAATACCAAGGATATTATTGTAATCGAGTTTTCATTAATTCTGAAAAGAGCGAAACTATACAGAATTCTTTCAAGGAGTTAGCGACACAGATTGGAATTCGGAGATGTTTTGAGAAAGAACGAGATATCTTTGTTAGAGAAATTTACTcacatttaaacaaaaatggaAAATCACTTGTGATATTTGATAATGTTGAAGATTATAAAACCATTAAACCGTTTATTTTTAATGGTTCCACTGATGATAATTTCATACATACCTTGATCACTTCTAGATGCCAAAAGTGGGACATTGGAGAAAAGGGTGATATTAAAGTGATAGGTTTAAATAAATTCACCGAATATGAAGCTGTGGCCTATTTGAGCAAATATTTGAAAGATGAAGATGAGGCCGATCTAAAATCGTTAAATAGTTTATTGGATGGGCTACCGTTGGCAATTAGGCAAGTAGTTGGATATATCAATCAGCAAAATGAAGACAGTATATGGGATGATAGCGAAATATTCAAAGTTAAAGATTATGTTCAATTATATAAAGACCAATGGACAGTATTACTAAGCAAGGGCCCCGACGGGGAAGATGATGTGTGTGATAAAACAATTGCGACGACTTGGACAATCACAATGACAAAATTTGAACAGATTGGAGAATACGGGCAATCGGCTTTATcgatattaaaaatcatttcatatcTGGCACCTGACGATATCgatgtcaaaaaaatatttttgaaatttgaaacagACAAACCTAAACTTGAGAAGGCCGTTAAACTGCTTAGAGATTACAGTATGGTGAATGTCGAGAAAGGAATAGTCGGCGTCCATCGACTGGTGCAGCGagctgttcaaatgtatttaattgAGAAGAATGAGGATGAGAAGTATTTGTTAAAAGCGTTGAAGCTATTAGAAGAAAGCTATTTTCAAGAGCATATAGTGAGTGTATGGGAACATTTATCTAATTACCCCCAAATAGTGAAAGATGTTTATGATTGTTCTAAGTATAGTTGTTGGAGAGTAACTCCCATGCATTTATTAGCTTATTATAGGAATGATGTAATTGCGATGGCTAAAATATGTAAACATGTTAGTTATTGTGTCAATTGTGAAGATGTGGATGGTAATTTTCCTTTGCACAATGCGacgagaaataaaaatatgtcgTTAGATGTCGTAAAATTTTTAGTCGAACAAGGGGCTGATGTTAATTGTAAAGATTACGCCAATGATACTCCTTTAAATTGTGCGATTAATCACGCCGATATAAATGTCGTAAGATTTCTAGTTGAAAATGGGgctgatttaaattttaataaaaattctaataaTCCAATACCTTTAAATTTGGCCATACGAAAAGGATATGAAGAAATTGTTAAATATCTTGTTACCAAAACACCAAAGAACTTAAAAGATAACGCAAACGACACTTCATTAGATGTGGCTGTATTTCAAGGTCATGATAAGATCGTTGAAATTATGAGGATAAATTACAACAGTATGGATTTTTTTCACGCTTGTttaaaaaaagcattaaaaatgaGAGATATCGAGAAATGCCtagaaattattcaaaatctaAAAATGACGGAATCTCATTCCTCTGAATCGCTGCTAAATGAAAGCGCTGCTCTTCATATCGCCGTACAATATTCTAACGTAAACgtcattgaatatttattatactgtGGAATGGACGTAGATAAgcttgatgaaaataaaaatacacctcTATGTTTCGctgtcaaaaataataaaagtaatattaaaatatttgaaaacctCTTATATCACGGAGCCAATCCGAATAGAAAATTCAAAAACGGCGAAACAGGGCTGCACTATACTGCGAGAAATGGTGCTGTGGATGTACTCAAGTTACTTATAAGCAAAGGAGCTGATCCAAATACTCGAGATGAAAAGGATCGCTCACCATTCCACTGGGCTGCAGAAGGGGGTAATGTtgttattttgcaatttttgatCGACATAGGAGTCGATATAGACATGCCCGATATTTACGGTGAAACACCACTCTTCATTGCTGCAAGATATAATAAGTGTGAAGCattgcattatattttaaaattgggAGCTAAtccaaatgtaataaataaaaagggcGAAACATTGCTTCACTATACTGCGAAAAACGGTGCTGTGGATGTATTCGAGTTACTTTTAAGCAAAGGAGCCGATCCAAATATTCGAGATGAAAAGAATCGTTCGACACTTCATTGGGCTGCAGAAGGGACACTCGTTGATATTGAACATAAAAATGTTGATACTCTGCATTTTTTGATCGACAAAGGAGTCGATATAGACATGCCCGATAAAGACGGTGAAACACCACTCCTCATTGCTGCACTTAAGTATAAAGATAAAGCGACTGAGTATCTATTAGAATTGGGAGCTAATCCAAATTCAAGAAATAAAAAGGGACAAACAGTGCTTCACTATGTTGCGAGAACTGGTCATGTGTTTTTATTCGAATCACTTTTAAGTAAAGGAGCCGATCCAAATATTCGAGATAAAGACGATCGCTCACCGTTCCATTGTGCTGCAGAAATAGGAAGTGTTCACATTTTGAAGTTGTTTATTGATAAAGGCTTCGATATAGATATGCCCGATAAAGACGGCGTTACACCACTCTGCATTGCTGCAAGTAATTATAGATTTGATGCGGTCGAGTATCTAATTAAATCGAAAGCCAATccaaatgcaaaaaataaaaagggcGAAACAGTGCTTCACTGTTCTGCGAGAAAGGGTGCTTTGTATATATCCGCAGTACTTTTAGGCAAAGGAGCCGATCCAAATATTCAAGATAAAGTGGGTCGCTTGCCTATCCATTGTGCTGCAGAAGGGGGCAATGTTAACATTCTGCAAATTTTCATCAACAAAGGAGTCAAAGTAGACACGGCCGATAATAGCGGCGAAACGCCACTTTTTTTAGCTGCTTATCATGGTCAGTTTGAAGCAATAAAACACCTAATCAAGAACGGCGCTAATTCGAAAATTGTCTCCAAGCGAGGTATGACTTTATTGCAAAAAGCAGCTAACAAATGTGACGTAAATGCCCTTAAATTCGTCGAAGAATTGGGCTTTGAACTCACAGCTGTTGATAAATTTGGAAAAACTTTATTACATTTAGCTGCACATGGAGGGAATAAAGCTGCGATCGAGTATTTGATTGAACGAGGAATAAATCCAAACATCACCGATAAGTTTGAACGGACTCCACTTCACGATATTCCCTATGGTTCTAGTTTCAATATGActtcatttgaaatattgattaaacTAGGTGCTAACCCAAATGCAATGAGCGAATCCAACCACACACCCCTGCACTTTGCagcaatcaaaaataataaatttgcagCTTCTTTACTTATAGAAGAGGGTGCTGCAATCAATGCATGTAGTAAACTTGGTCGAACTGCTTTGCATTATGCTTCAGCAAAATGCCATGACTGGATGATTGGTTTTCTATTGGAAAAAGGCGCTGAAGTTAGCGTGTTTGATTCGAAAGGACGATCACCATTATACCACCTTTCACATAATGGTGAATTTAAACTTGTGAAACGATTGCTGAAACGTGGCGCCGATCCCCGAAAATTGGATAAGGCAGGCCACTCACTGCTGCATCTGGCCGCCGTGCACTTTAGATACTGCGCTGTAGATGAGATCATCAGAGAAGTAGTGGGCATTGACGTGAATGCCCGAGATGTCAGGCTACAAACTCCTCTACATTTAGCAGCCAAGAGCGGAAGAGTCGTCATTGTTGGTCTACTCGTGCGCCATGGGGCCAACACTAGCGCAACGGACAAAAGTGGAAACACGCCCTTGGACTATACAGTCAAGTTTAATCGAACCAAAGCCATGAACTTCTTGAAGTCAAAGTCCTCAG GAACGCAAGAATCGCATGCAGAAATTTCAACATCGAATTAA